Proteins co-encoded in one Bremerella sp. TYQ1 genomic window:
- the rpsO gene encoding 30S ribosomal protein S15 codes for MSITKEKKNDAIQDFQRGGEDTGSPEVQIAILTNRINNLTEHMKKHKKDYATRRGLLAMVSRRRRLLDYLKRHDPQKYLDMLARLGIRK; via the coding sequence ATGTCGATTACCAAAGAAAAGAAGAACGATGCCATCCAAGATTTCCAGCGTGGTGGCGAGGACACGGGTTCCCCGGAAGTTCAGATTGCGATTTTGACCAATCGCATCAACAACCTGACGGAGCACATGAAGAAGCACAAGAAGGACTACGCGACGCGTCGTGGTCTTCTTGCCATGGTGAGCCGTCGTCGCCGTTTGCTTGATTACCTGAAGCGGCACGATCCTCAGAAGTACCTGGATATGCTGGCACGGCTTGGTATTCGTAAGTAG